GGGTGGCGGCGGGTGACCTCGTCGCGCAGTCGTTCGGTGACCCGGGAGAACGCGGTCTGGGTGAGCACCGCGGCCTTCGGGTCGGACTTGCCGGGTTCGCCGAGGATCCGGTACATGCTCGCGATCGCCGGCGCGAGGTCGGCTCCGCGGGCGGCGGACTCGAGCTCGTCGAACATCGACGACCGCGACCCGTCGCCGACCGGGGTCTTCGCCATGTCGGCCAGGAAGCGGTCGATGATGACCGACAGCTCCTCTTCGCAGACGGTGAGGAGGACCTCGTCGAGGGACGCGAAGTGGTTGAAGACCGTCCGTCGCGCGACGTCGGCCCGCGCCGCGAGGTCGTCGACCCCGAACTCGCGTCCGCCCTGCTCCGCGATGAGGTCGCGCGCGGCCTGCAGGATCGCTGCACGGTGCTTCGCCTTGAGGGCGGCACGGCGGTCGGGTGCGAGGGTCACGTCTGTGAACACTAGGTGCATCGATGCACTGAGTGCAACGACTCCGAGTGCATGCTCAGATTCGTCCCCCGACGCGCGTCGCCCACGCGATCGAAGGACGGACGGGAGGCCCGTGGTGGCGCCGCCACGGGCCGCCTGTCCGTAGGTTGGTCACCATGCACCCGCTGTCGGCCACCCTCGACCGCTGGAACGCGCGACACCTCTGGTCACACAACGCGGCCTACTCGTGGTTCGTCGTCGCCCATGCCCGCGCGCTCCGGCGGCGCGGGGGGAGCAGTGTCCTCGACGTGGGCTGCGGAGCCGGGCTGCTGCTCGCCCGGCTCCGTCGCGTGCTCCCGGACGCGGCCGGTGTCGAGCCGGACCCACGGATGGCGCGACTCGCCGCGCGCAGCGGCGCGCGGATCACCGCGGAGCTGCCCGCCGAGCCGGTCGACCTCGTCGTCCTCGTGGCTTCGCTCCACCACCTCGACGCCGACGACGCGCTCCCACGGCTGCGCGCGCTCGTCCGCCCCGGCGGGCGACTCGTCGCGATCGCCCCCACTCGCTCGACGTGGGCTGACCTGCCCCGCGTGGTCTTCTCGCTCGTGGCCAACCCGATCGTGGGATTCGTGCGGCACCCGCTCGGGACCGATCGCGCTCCGGAGCACATGACCGCACCGACGGTCGCGCCGACCCTGTCCCACCGGGAAGTGCGGTCGTCCGCCCGGCGACACCTGCCCGACGCCCGGGTGTGGCCGGGACTCTTCTGGCGGAGCGTCGTCGTCTGGGGAGCGCCGTGACGATCCTGCTCGTGAGCGGCGCACCCGGGAGCGGCAAGACGACGCTCGCGACGGCGCTCGCCGCGCAGCTCGGTTGGCCGCAGGTGCACCGCGACGAGCTCTACGCCGGGATCACGGCGGCGGGCGACGTCGACCGCGATCAGGTCGTGCCGCAGGGCGTCGCCGCGTTCTGGAGCGTGACGGCGGCGTACGCCCGGGCGGGGTCCAGCGTCATCGCGGAGGCGACGTTGTACCGCGGGCAGTCCGAGGCGGAGGTCCGCGACGTCCTCGGCGGTCCGTGGCCGATCCGGAACCTCCACTGCGTGACGCCGACGTGGCACGAGCGGTTCGTCGCCCGGGGTCACGAGGCGCGGTTGAACGACCGCGCGCTCGCGAACGCGCCGGCGACCGTGCCGCCGCTCGACCTCGGCTGCCCACTGCTCGAGGTCGACACGACGAACGAGTACCACCCGGGGCTCGACGACCTGGTGCGCTGGGCGACGGTGGCATCCGGCTAGCGTTCGTGCATGCAGCTCAGACAGACGACCTGGGTCCGGTGGACGCAGTGGCCGCTCGCGGCGGCGGCGCTGGCGTTCCTCGCCGCGTACGCGATCGAGGTGCTCGCCGATCCGTCAGGCGCCGTGCGGGTCCTGTGCGAGACGGTCGTCAAGGTCACCTGGGCGATGTTCATCGTCGACTACCTGGTCATGCTCACGACGGCGGAGCGACGCGGGCGGTGGTTCGTCATGCACCTGCTCGACCTCGCCGTCATCGTGCTGCCGTTCCTGCGACCCCTGCGGCTGCTCCGGCTGGTGCAGCTGTTCCGTGTCCTCCAGCACACGACCGGCACGGCTGTCCGTGGGCGGGTGACCGTGTACGTGGTCGCGACCACGACCCTGCTCGTGTTCGTTTCCGCCTTGGCGGTGTTCGACGTCGAACACCGTGCCCCCGGAGCGA
This is a stretch of genomic DNA from Curtobacterium sp. 458. It encodes these proteins:
- a CDS encoding potassium channel family protein, producing the protein MQLRQTTWVRWTQWPLAAAALAFLAAYAIEVLADPSGAVRVLCETVVKVTWAMFIVDYLVMLTTAERRGRWFVMHLLDLAVIVLPFLRPLRLLRLVQLFRVLQHTTGTAVRGRVTVYVVATTTLLVFVSALAVFDVEHRAPGASIVSFGDALWWSVVTITTVGYGDLTPVTVEGRLIATGVMISGIALLGVVTATIASWIIDQVGRRNEEAQTATRRELRELTAEIRALRDELARGGMAGSGGQAGSSSHGTGVVVPDSQSRRSTP
- a CDS encoding AAA family ATPase, producing the protein MSGAPGSGKTTLATALAAQLGWPQVHRDELYAGITAAGDVDRDQVVPQGVAAFWSVTAAYARAGSSVIAEATLYRGQSEAEVRDVLGGPWPIRNLHCVTPTWHERFVARGHEARLNDRALANAPATVPPLDLGCPLLEVDTTNEYHPGLDDLVRWATVASG
- a CDS encoding TetR/AcrR family transcriptional regulator, which translates into the protein MTLAPDRRAALKAKHRAAILQAARDLIAEQGGREFGVDDLAARADVARRTVFNHFASLDEVLLTVCEEELSVIIDRFLADMAKTPVGDGSRSSMFDELESAARGADLAPAIASMYRILGEPGKSDPKAAVLTQTAFSRVTERLRDEVTRRHPAADELDAALLVESLMSGIVVIADHWLTHTGPSLDRASLDAWDALLSRLVHSVRSGYMPTD
- a CDS encoding class I SAM-dependent methyltransferase, producing the protein MHPLSATLDRWNARHLWSHNAAYSWFVVAHARALRRRGGSSVLDVGCGAGLLLARLRRVLPDAAGVEPDPRMARLAARSGARITAELPAEPVDLVVLVASLHHLDADDALPRLRALVRPGGRLVAIAPTRSTWADLPRVVFSLVANPIVGFVRHPLGTDRAPEHMTAPTVAPTLSHREVRSSARRHLPDARVWPGLFWRSVVVWGAP